The Streptomyces tendae DNA segment ACGAGGGCGGCCCCTTCCCGTACGAGCGGGACGGCGTCGTGTTCGGCAACTTCGAGGGGCTGCTGCCCCAGCACGACCGGGGCTACTACCACGAGTACACGGTGCCGACGCCGGGATCGGACGACCGGGGCGCCCGGCGCATCGTCACCGGCGGGAACGGCGAGACGTACTACACCGACGACCACTTCGCATCGTTCACGGCGGTACTGAGATGACACAGGACCTCACCGGCCGGCTCGTGGTCCCCGTCGACCTAGACGGGGTGACCGACAAGGCGGGCCTGATGGACCGGTGCGCCCGCGCGCTGGCGCTCCCGAGTGGTTCGGCCGCAACTGGGACGCCCTGGTGGACTCCCTCGCCGACCACACCGTCTGGCCCGAGGGCGCGGTGGAACGCGGGCTGCTGCTCGTCGTCCGCGGCTGGCGGGCGTACGCGACGGCGCGCCCCGAGGAGTGGGCGACCGCCCAGGAGGTGTTCGCGGAGGCCGCGGACCGCACCCCCTCCCTCACCGTGGCGCTCGCCGTTGGAGGATCCGCCGAGCACCTCCCGGACCAGGCTGGACGATCCGACCGGGGCTGACATTCCGGTCGCCATGGGAGAATGAAGTACGTGCTCTTCCCCTGGCTGACCTGTCCGGGGCCACCTCTGACGACTGGGATCTGATCGACTGGGATGTGCAGCACGTGCGTTTCCTCAACGACATCCAGCCCGCGTACGACCTGACGTACGACGACGTCTTCATGGTGCCGAGCCGCTCCGCGGTCGGCTCGCGGCAGGGCGTGGACCTCCGCTCCCCGGACGGGACGGGCACCACCGTCCCGCTCGTCGTCGCCAACATGACCGCCATCGCCGGACGCCGCATGGCGGAGACGGTGGCCCGGCGCGGTGGACTCGTCGTCATACCGCAGGACATCCCCATCGAGGTCGTCGCCGAGGTCGTCTCCTGGGTGAAGGGCCGCCACCTGGTGCTGGACACCCCGATCGTGCTGGCACCGCACCAGACGGTCGCCGACGCGCTGTCCCTGCTGCCCAAGCGGGCGCACAACGCGGGCGTCGTCGTCGACGCGGAGAACCGGCCGGTCGGCGTGGTCACCGACGCCGACCTGTCCGGCGTGGACCGCTTCACCCAGCTCGACGAGGTCATGTCCAAGGACCTGATCCTGCTGGACGCCGGGATGGACCCGCGCGAGGCCTTCAACACCCTGGACGGCGCCAACCGCCGCTACGCGCCCGCCGTGGACCGCGAGGGCCGCCTGGCCGGCATCCTCACCCGCAAGGGCGCCCTGCGCGCCACGCTGTACACGCCCGCCACGGACGCCCAGGGCAAGCTGCGCGTCGCCGCCGCCGTCGGTATCAACGGCGACGTCGCCGGCAAGGCCAAGCAGCTCCTCGAGGCGGGCGTCGACACCCTCGTCATCGACACCGCGCACGGCCACCAGGAGTCGATGATCAATGCCGTCCGGCTGGTGCGCGGGCTCGACCCGCAGGTCCCGGTCGTCGCCGGCAACATCGTCTCCGCCGGGGGCGTCCGCGACCTGATCGAGGCCGGCGCGGACATCGTCAAGGTCGGCGTGGGCCCCGGTGCCATGTGCACCACCCGCATGATGACCGGCGTCGGCCGGCCGCAGTTCTCCGCGGTGCTGGAGTGCGCCGCCGAGGCGAAGAAGTACGGCAAGCACGTGTGGGCCGACGGCGGTGTCCGCCACCCGCGCGACGTGGCCATGGCCCTCGCGGCCGGCGCGTCGAACGTGATGATCGGCTCGTGGTTCGCCGGCACCTACGAGTCCCCGGGCGACCTCCAGCACGACGCGAACGGCCGCCCCTACAAGGAGTCGTTCGGCATGGCGTCCGCCCGTGCCGTGCGCAACCGCACCTCCGAGGAGTCCGCCTACGACCGTGCCCGCAAGGCGCTGTTCGAGGAGGGGATCTCCACCTCCCGCATGTTCCTCGACCCGGAGCGCCCCGGCGTCGAGGACCTGATCGACTCGATCATCGCGGGCGTCCGCTCCTCCTGCACCTACGCCGGTGCCGGCTCGCTGGAGGAGTTCGCCGAGAAGGCCGTCGTCGGCATCCAGAGCGCGGCCGGGTACGCCGAGGGCAAGCCGCTGCACGCCAGCTGGAGCTGAGCCCCGCGCCGGGAGAGGCGGGTGTGGAACGGCCCACACGGCCGGCGCAACGAACACCCGCCTCACCTCGAGGAACGCAATGATCTTGCGGTGGTGCGCAAGGTTGCTGCATTTCAGCAGCAACGAAGAACCTCGTAGTGTTACGCGCTGTACGTGTGTGGCGGGGACCCCGCTCGACGGGTCCCGGCTGTCGCGGGGTGCCGTCGGTCCCCGGCCGCGGAAGCCCGGCAGCGATCAAGGAGTCAGCGCGTGCTCGACCAGGGCGCACCCTCGCACGACGGCGGTCCCTCCGCCCCGCAGTCATCGGGCATCGGCATGCGCCTGATGCGCCGCAAGCCCGTGGAACGCCTGGTCGCCGAGGGTGGCCAGGGTGAGGGCGGCACGCTGCGGCGGTCCCTCGGACTGTGGCAGCTGACCATGATCAGCATCGGTGCCACGCTCGGCACCGGCATCTTCGTGGTCCTCGGCGAGGCCGTCCCCAAGGCCGGACCCGCGGTCACGCTGTCCTTCGTCATCGCCGGCCTGACGGCCCTCTTCTCGGCCCTCTCCTACGCCGAACTGGCCGGCACCATCCCCGTCTCCGGCTCCTCCTACTCGTATGCGTACGCAACGATGGGTGAACTGATCGCCTGGGTCTGCGGCTGGTGCCTGATGCTGGAGTACGGCGTCTCGGTCGCCGCCGTCGCCGTCGGCTGGGGCGAGTACCTCAACGAACTCCTCGACGGCACCATCGGCGTCACCCTGCCCGCCGCGCTCTCCGCCCCGCCCGGCGACGGCGGCGTGTTCAACGCGCCCGCGCTGATCGTCGTCCTGCTCGCCATGGCGTTCCTGCTGGGCGGCGCCCGCGAGTCCGCCCGCGCCAACACCGTCATGGTCCTCGTGAAGATCGGCGCCCTGGTGCTGTTCTGCGCCATCGGCGTCCAGGGCTTCCGCTCCGGCAACTACGAGGACTTCATGCCGCTCGGCATGGCCGGCGTCAGCGCCGCGGGGGCCACCCTGTTCTTCTCCTACATCGGCTTCGACGCCGCCTCCACCGCCGGTGAGGAGGCGAAGAACGCCCAGCGCGACCTGCCCCGCGCCATCCTGCTGTCGCTCGCCGTCATCACCGCGCTGTACGTCCTGGTCGCCGCCGTCGCCGTGGGCGCCAAGCCGTGGCGGCAGTTCACCGACTCCGAGGCCGCCCTCGCCCAGATCATGCGCGAGGTCACCGGCCAGAGCTTCTGGGGCACCCTGCTGGCGTTCTGTGCCGTCATCGCCATCGCCAGCGTCGTCCTGACCGTGCTCTACGGGCAGACCCGCATCCTGTTCGCCATGTCCCGGGACGGACTGGTGCCCAAGGTGTTCGCCCGGGTCAGCCCGCGCAGCGGCACGCCCCGCGCCAACACCCTGATCGTGTCCGTGTTCTGCGGTGTGCTGGCCGCCGCCGTCCCGCTCGGCCAGCTCGCCGACGCCACCAGCATCGGCACCCTGTTCGCCTTCGCGCTGGTCAACGTGGCCGTGGTGGTGCTGCGCCGCAGCCGCCCCGACATGCCGCGCACCTTCCGGGTGCCGCTGTCCCCGCTGCTGCCCGCCGTCGGCTTCGGCCTCTGCCTGTGGATGATGGGCAGCCTGTCCACCGTCACCTGGGTGGTCTTCGGTGTCTGGATGGCTGTCGGCCTCGTGTTCTACTTCCTCTACGGCTACCGCCGCTCCCGGCTCGCCGCCCCCTCCGCACCAGAAGCGAAGTGAACCACCCGCAGTGCTGAACGATCTCGACGAACGCATCGTGCACGCCCTCGCCGAGGACGCCCGCCGCTCCTACGCGGACATCGGCCAGCTCGTCGGCCTGTCCGCGCCCGCCGTGAAACGGCGCGTGGACCGGCTGCGCGCCACCGGGGCCATCACCGGCTTCACCGTGCGCGTGGACCCCGGGGCCCTCGGCTGGCACACCGAGGGGTTCGTCGAGATCTACTGCCGCAGCAACACCTCCCCGGAGACCATCCAGCGGGGCCTGGAGCGCTACCAGGAGGTCGTCGCCGCGTCCACCGTCACCGGTGACGCGGACGCGGTCGCCCAGGTCTTCGCCTCCGACATGCGCCACTTCGAACGGGTGCTGGAGCGGATCGCGGGCGAGCCGTTCGTCGAGCGCACCAAGTCCGTGCTGGTGCTGTCCCCGCTGCTGCGGCGGTTCTCGTCCGGCTCGCCGGCCTAGGCCGTGACACGGAGGTCGTCCAGGTGGGCCGGCCCGCTTTTCCCGGCGGGCCGTCCCCGCGTGAGGGTCACTGAACCGGCGTAATCTGGGGCATATGCGGCAGCCCTCCGATTCCGGTGCGGTGACCGGTGAGCCCGAAGGCCCGGATCCGGTCTTCGTCGACGCCTCCGGCCGACGGGCCAGGCTGCTGCGACGGGCCGGATACGGGGCCGCCGGGCTGGCGGCCGGCTATCTGAGCGTCCTCACGCTGAGCCTGATGGGAGCGACCCCCTTCGCCCCGGAGGCCTTGCTGCCGCCGCTGCCCGGCGAGTCCTCACCGACCGCCCCGCTGCGCCAGGACGCCGAGGGGGACGCCCGGCCGACCGAGGAGGCCGGGGCCGGGGTGGAGCCGGGCATACCGCTCATCCCGCTCATCGCCGGGGAGGACCGGCGGGCTCGCTGCTGCTGCCGCCGGGCGCCGGTCCCGGCAGCGTCGCCGGGGTGCCGGTGGAACCGCCGGACGCGGGCGGGGTCGAGGTCACGGACGGGCCGACCCCCCCCGAGGAGCCCGGCGACGCCGAGCAGCCGGGTGTGCCCGAGGATCCGCAGGATCCGGGCGCCGGTGAGCCGTCCGCGCCCGGCGACGGCGGTGACTCGGAGGCTCCGCCGCCCGGCACCGACGAGCCGTCCGGACCCGGTACGGACAACCCGTCCGAGCCGCCCGGGACGCCGCAGCCCACGCCCGAGGCGCCGTCCGAGAACCCCGGCACCTCCCCGCCCGACGACCCGCCGGGCGCCGGGACCCCTGATGCGGGGGCGACCGCACCGCCCGGCCGGTCCACCGCCGCGGCGCGGGGGCCGCGGCGGCGCTGGTTCCGCGTCGTGGTGCCGCTGGTCCTGCTGGCCTTCGTCGTCTCCGTCCTCGCCGTCGAGGGATACACCTCCCGCGGCTTCGCCGGGGACCAGGAGGGCCGCGGGGAGCGGGCCGGACGGAGCGGGGCGGGCGTGCCCCGGGACGTCGCGGGCGGGGGACCGGTCGTCGACGCGGGCCACGATCCGCCGCGCACCTACCGGGCCCCGCCCAGGACGGTCGTTCTGACCTTCGACGACGGACCCGACCCCGCGTGGACGCCCCGGATCCGCCAGGTCCTCGACCGCAACGACGTGCCCGGCACCTTCTTCGTCACCGGACGGCAGACCGCCCGCCACCCCGACCTCGTACGGGACCTCATCCGCTCGGGACACGAGATCGGGGTGCACACCTTCTCCCACCCCGACCTGGCCACGCAGTCGCCGGACGCGGTCGACCGGGAGCTGGCGTTCACCCAGCTCGCCCTCGCCGGGGCCGCCGGGATCCACAGCTCGCTGGTGCGGATGCCGTACTCCTCGACCACCGGCGCGCTGGACGGCCCGTCCTGGACCGTCGCCCGGTACCTCGGCGAGAAGGGGTACCTTCTGGCCTTCGTCGACCAGGACACCCGCGACTGGAGCCGGCCCGGAGCCCGGGCCATCGCCGACGCCGCCGTTCCCGAGGTGCCCGGCCGGGGGACGGTCGTCCTGCTCCACGACTCCGGGGGCGACCGCTCGCAGACAGTGCGGGCGCTGGAGACATTGGTGCCGCGGCTCAAGGCCGACGGCTACCGCTTCTCCACGGTCGCCGAGCTGGTGGGCGCCGAACGCCTCACGGGCGGTGTCGACACGGCGGAGCGGTGGCGGGGGTGGGTGTTCGTGACCGCCGTGACCGTGTCGGGCACGACGGTGTCCGTGCTGGGCGCGCTGCTGCTGGTCGTCGGGGGGCTGGTGCTGGCCCGGTGCGTGGTGATGCTCGGGCTGGCCCGCCGTCACGCCCGGCTCGCCCGCCGGCGTCCCCGCGGCGGGCCGGGGCCGCTTGTCACCGGGCCGGTCAGCGTGGTCGTGCCCGCGTACAACGAGGTCGTGTGCATCGGCAAGACGCTCCGGTCGCTGGCCGCGAGCGACCACCCCGTGGAGATCGTCGTCGTGGACGACGGCTCCGACGACGGCACCGCCGACGCCGCCGAGGCGCTGGGGCTGCCCGGGGTGACCGTGGTGCGCACGCCCAACCGGGGCAAGGCCGCCGCGCTGAACACCGGTGTCCTGCGCGCCTCGCACGGGATCGTCGTGATGCTCGACGCCGACACCGTCTTCGAGCCCTCGACCGTCCGCCGCCTCGTCGAGCCGTTCGCCGACCCGTCCGTCGGCGCCACCGCCGGCAACGCCAAGGTCGGCAACCGGCACGGCATGCTCGGCCGCTGGCAGCACATCGAGTACGTCATGGGCTTCAACCTCGACCGGCGCATGTACGACCTGCTGCGCTGCATGCCCACCGTCCCCGGTGCCGTCGGGGCCTTCCGGGTCTCCGCCCTGCGGCAGGCCGGGATGATGAGCGGGGACACCCTCGCGGAGGACACCGACATCACCATGGCCCTGCACCGGGCGGGCTGGGACGTCCACTACGCCGAGCACGCGCTCGCCTGGACCGAGGCACCGGGTTCGCTGCGGCAGCTGTGGCGCCAGCGGTACCGGTGGAGCTACGGCACCATGCAGGCCGCGTGGAAGCACCGGCACGCCCTCGTAGAGCGCGGGCACGCGGGGCGGTTCGGGCGGGTGGGGCTGCCGTTGCTGGCGGTGTTCCAGATCCTCACGCCGCTGCTCGCTCCACTGATCGACCTGCTGACCGTGTACGGGCTGGTGTTCGGGAACGCGGCGCTCACGTTGCTGGCGTGGTGCGGGGTGCTGGCGGTGCAGGGGGTGTGCGCCGCGTACGCCTTCCGTCTCGACGGGGAGCCGCTGCGGCCGCTGTGGGCGCTGCCGGTGCAGCAGGTCGTGTACCGGCAGGTGATGTACCTGGTGCTGGTGCAGGCCTGCCTGACCGCGCTCAGCGGGTACCGGCTGCCCTGGCAGCGGCTCAAGAGGAAGGGGAATGTGGTGGTGCCGCCGAAGGGCGGAGGACTACCCTCGGGAGTATGACCTGGCGACATTGATCCATCCGTAGTGCCTCCCGAGGGCCGCCGCGGGCGCCGTTCGACCTCAGCGTCCGGTGTCCGAACCGCCCTTACGGGAAGGCCTCATGACTCTCACGCCCACGCGTGCCGTCGACGTGCGCGTGCGTCGGCTGACGACCACGCTGTACGGCTATTCGTTCCTCGAAGAATGCGTTCTGCTGTACCCGGTGTACGCGCTGCTGTTCAGCGACGCCGGGCTGTCCGTGTGGCAGATCTCGTCCCTGTTCGCCCTGTGGTCCGTCACCGCCGTGGTGCTGGAGGTTCCGTCCGGGGCGTGGGCCGACGCGGTGTCACGGCGGCTGTTGCTGGTCGTCGGCCCGCTGCTGACGGGCGCCGGGTTCGCGCTGTGGATCCTCGTGCCGTCGTACGCCGCCTTCGCGGCGGGGTTCGTGCTGTGGGGGATCGGTGGGGCGCTGTGCTCCGGTGCCTTGGAGGCTCTCGTCTACGACGAGCTGGAGCGGGGCGGAGCCTCCGACCGGTACGCGCGTGTGCTGGGGCGGGCGCGGGCGGCCGGGCTGGTCGCCGTGATGGCGGCGATGGGGCTGGCCGGGCCTGTGCTGGCGTGGGGCGGCCATGCGGCCGTGGGGGCGGCGAGTGTGCTGGTGTGCCTGTTGACCTCGGTGACCGCGCTGAGGTTTCCCGAGCACCGGGTGGCGCAGGCCGAGGAGCGTCGGAGCTGGGGCGTCGCTCTGCGGGCCGGCCTGGGGGAGGCTCGGCGTGACCGGTCCGTGCGGGGCGCGTTGCTGCTGGTGCCGGCGGTGGCGGCGGTGTGGGGAGCGCTGGACGAGTACACGCCGTTGCTGGTGCGCGAGGCGGGGGTCGCCGATGTGGCCGTGCCGTGGGTGCTGCTGGTGATCTGGGGCGGCGCCACGGCCGGAAGCCTGCTGGCGGGGGAGGGCGAGCGGTTCGGCACGGGCGGCCTCGCTCTGCTGCTGGGCGGGGGAGGCGTCGCCCTGGCGGTGGGCGCCGTCGCGGGGACGGTGGCGGGACTGCTGCTGGTCGCGGTGGCGTTCGGTGCGTTCCAGGCGGCGACCGTGCTGGCGGAGGCGCGCCTGCAGCACCGGATCGAGTCGACGGGGCGGGCGACGCTGACGTCGGTGGCGGGACTGGGCACGGAGGTCGTGACGCTGACGGTGTTCGCGGGGTACGCGCTGATCGCGTCGGGCCACGGGCATGGTGCGGCGTTCGCGGTGTCGGCGGTGCCGTACGTGCTGGTGGCGGTGGGTCTGGCCGTGGTGTCGCGGAGGGGCGGGTAGGGGCTGAGGTGTGACGCCTGCGGCGCAGGGCACTGTCCGGTGGGGTTGCTGTAGCGCCCACGGTGGGGTGGTGGTGCGGGGTCGCGGCGGGGGTGGTCGTCCTCGTCCGGCGCGATCGGGTCGCCAGGAGACGCACAGGGCGCGGACGCGCCGGCCGCTGCGGGCGCCCACCCCCGCCCCGCCCGCTCCTCGCCGTGGGCGGCCGCGGGCGGCTGTGGTCACCCGTGTGAGGACATGGTGACCGTTTCGAAGCCTTCGCGGCGTATCCGCTCGGTGCCCCAGGCGCCGAGCGGAGCGAGGGCCTGGTTCAGTGCGCGCCCGGACGCGGTCAGGGAGTACTCCACGCGCGGCGGCACCTCGGCGTACACCTCCCGGTGCACCAGACCGTCCTCCTCCATCTCCCGCAGGTGCTGCGTCAGCATCTTCTCGCTCACCCCCGGCAGACCGCGGCGCAGCTCGGCGAAGCGGCGTACCCCATGGGCGTCGAGCTCCCAGAGGATCAGCCCCTTCCATTTGCCGCTCACCACGTCGAGCGCGGCGTCGATGCCGCAGATGTACGGCCCCGTCCTCGGCGCCTTCGCCATCACCGAACCCCCTTACGAAAAGGTAAGTACCGCAGAAAAAAGTCGGTACTTCCGAGGGTAGTGACGTTGTCGAACCATGGAGGTGTGAACGAACGAGAGAACAGCACCCGCAAGGACGACCGCTCCGTCACCGTGATCGGGCTCGGCCCGATGGGGCAGGCCATGACCCGAACGCTTCTCGCCGCCGGCCACCCGGTCACCGTCTGGAACCGCACCGCCGCCCGGGCCGACGGCGTCGTCGCCGACGGAGCGACGCCCGCGGCCACACCGAAGGAGGCGGTCGAGGCGAGTGACCTGGTGATCCTCAGCCTCACCGACTACCGGGCGATGTACGACATCCTCGGCGGCGCCACCGCCTCGCTCGCCGGACGGACCCTGGTCAATCTGAGCTCCGACACTCCCGACCGCTCGCGTGAGGCGGCCGCCTGGGCGGAGGGGCACGGCGCCGCCTTCCTGACCGGAGGTGTCATGGTCCCCGCGCCGATGGTCGGCACGGAGGCGGCCTTCGTCTACTACAGCGGACGTGAACGCGTGATGGAGAGCCACCGGGCCGCGTTGGCGCTGCTGGGGGCGCCGAAGTACCTGGGCGGGGACCCGGGTCTCGCCCAGATGATGTACCAGGCCCAGCTCGCGGTGTTCCTCACCACCCTGTCCGGGCTGATGCACGCCACCGCGATGCTGGGCTCCGCGGGGATGAAGGCCCGGGAGGCGCTGCCGGAGCTGCTCTCCTCCG contains these protein-coding regions:
- a CDS encoding Lrp/AsnC family transcriptional regulator, producing MLNDLDERIVHALAEDARRSYADIGQLVGLSAPAVKRRVDRLRATGAITGFTVRVDPGALGWHTEGFVEIYCRSNTSPETIQRGLERYQEVVAASTVTGDADAVAQVFASDMRHFERVLERIAGEPFVERTKSVLVLSPLLRRFSSGSPA
- a CDS encoding amino acid permease, whose protein sequence is MLDQGAPSHDGGPSAPQSSGIGMRLMRRKPVERLVAEGGQGEGGTLRRSLGLWQLTMISIGATLGTGIFVVLGEAVPKAGPAVTLSFVIAGLTALFSALSYAELAGTIPVSGSSYSYAYATMGELIAWVCGWCLMLEYGVSVAAVAVGWGEYLNELLDGTIGVTLPAALSAPPGDGGVFNAPALIVVLLAMAFLLGGARESARANTVMVLVKIGALVLFCAIGVQGFRSGNYEDFMPLGMAGVSAAGATLFFSYIGFDAASTAGEEAKNAQRDLPRAILLSLAVITALYVLVAAVAVGAKPWRQFTDSEAALAQIMREVTGQSFWGTLLAFCAVIAIASVVLTVLYGQTRILFAMSRDGLVPKVFARVSPRSGTPRANTLIVSVFCGVLAAAVPLGQLADATSIGTLFAFALVNVAVVVLRRSRPDMPRTFRVPLSPLLPAVGFGLCLWMMGSLSTVTWVVFGVWMAVGLVFYFLYGYRRSRLAAPSAPEAK
- a CDS encoding GuaB1 family IMP dehydrogenase-related protein, producing MRFLNDIQPAYDLTYDDVFMVPSRSAVGSRQGVDLRSPDGTGTTVPLVVANMTAIAGRRMAETVARRGGLVVIPQDIPIEVVAEVVSWVKGRHLVLDTPIVLAPHQTVADALSLLPKRAHNAGVVVDAENRPVGVVTDADLSGVDRFTQLDEVMSKDLILLDAGMDPREAFNTLDGANRRYAPAVDREGRLAGILTRKGALRATLYTPATDAQGKLRVAAAVGINGDVAGKAKQLLEAGVDTLVIDTAHGHQESMINAVRLVRGLDPQVPVVAGNIVSAGGVRDLIEAGADIVKVGVGPGAMCTTRMMTGVGRPQFSAVLECAAEAKKYGKHVWADGGVRHPRDVAMALAAGASNVMIGSWFAGTYESPGDLQHDANGRPYKESFGMASARAVRNRTSEESAYDRARKALFEEGISTSRMFLDPERPGVEDLIDSIIAGVRSSCTYAGAGSLEEFAEKAVVGIQSAAGYAEGKPLHASWS
- a CDS encoding NAD(P)-dependent oxidoreductase produces the protein MNERENSTRKDDRSVTVIGLGPMGQAMTRTLLAAGHPVTVWNRTAARADGVVADGATPAATPKEAVEASDLVILSLTDYRAMYDILGGATASLAGRTLVNLSSDTPDRSREAAAWAEGHGAAFLTGGVMVPAPMVGTEAAFVYYSGRERVMESHRAALALLGAPKYLGGDPGLAQMMYQAQLAVFLTTLSGLMHATAMLGSAGMKAREALPELLSSADSIGDILRAGEENAPGTALDAGEHPGDLSTVTMMGATSDHIVETSRSLGLDLALPLAVQGHYRRAIENGHGGDNWTRIIDSIRGAR
- a CDS encoding winged helix-turn-helix transcriptional regulator: MAKAPRTGPYICGIDAALDVVSGKWKGLILWELDAHGVRRFAELRRGLPGVSEKMLTQHLREMEEDGLVHREVYAEVPPRVEYSLTASGRALNQALAPLGAWGTERIRREGFETVTMSSHG
- a CDS encoding ribonuclease domain-containing protein → MMLRRALLPRLVACLLLALLAGCSTEGDDGGVPAWAEGLPTVQASDLPAEARRTLELIDEGGPFPYERDGVVFGNFEGLLPQHDRGYYHEYTVPTPGSDDRGARRIVTGGNGETYYTDDHFASFTAVLR
- a CDS encoding bifunctional polysaccharide deacetylase/glycosyltransferase family 2 protein, which produces MVPLVLLAFVVSVLAVEGYTSRGFAGDQEGRGERAGRSGAGVPRDVAGGGPVVDAGHDPPRTYRAPPRTVVLTFDDGPDPAWTPRIRQVLDRNDVPGTFFVTGRQTARHPDLVRDLIRSGHEIGVHTFSHPDLATQSPDAVDRELAFTQLALAGAAGIHSSLVRMPYSSTTGALDGPSWTVARYLGEKGYLLAFVDQDTRDWSRPGARAIADAAVPEVPGRGTVVLLHDSGGDRSQTVRALETLVPRLKADGYRFSTVAELVGAERLTGGVDTAERWRGWVFVTAVTVSGTTVSVLGALLLVVGGLVLARCVVMLGLARRHARLARRRPRGGPGPLVTGPVSVVVPAYNEVVCIGKTLRSLAASDHPVEIVVVDDGSDDGTADAAEALGLPGVTVVRTPNRGKAAALNTGVLRASHGIVVMLDADTVFEPSTVRRLVEPFADPSVGATAGNAKVGNRHGMLGRWQHIEYVMGFNLDRRMYDLLRCMPTVPGAVGAFRVSALRQAGMMSGDTLAEDTDITMALHRAGWDVHYAEHALAWTEAPGSLRQLWRQRYRWSYGTMQAAWKHRHALVERGHAGRFGRVGLPLLAVFQILTPLLAPLIDLLTVYGLVFGNAALTLLAWCGVLAVQGVCAAYAFRLDGEPLRPLWALPVQQVVYRQVMYLVLVQACLTALSGYRLPWQRLKRKGNVVVPPKGGGLPSGV
- a CDS encoding MFS transporter gives rise to the protein MTLTPTRAVDVRVRRLTTTLYGYSFLEECVLLYPVYALLFSDAGLSVWQISSLFALWSVTAVVLEVPSGAWADAVSRRLLLVVGPLLTGAGFALWILVPSYAAFAAGFVLWGIGGALCSGALEALVYDELERGGASDRYARVLGRARAAGLVAVMAAMGLAGPVLAWGGHAAVGAASVLVCLLTSVTALRFPEHRVAQAEERRSWGVALRAGLGEARRDRSVRGALLLVPAVAAVWGALDEYTPLLVREAGVADVAVPWVLLVIWGGATAGSLLAGEGERFGTGGLALLLGGGGVALAVGAVAGTVAGLLLVAVAFGAFQAATVLAEARLQHRIESTGRATLTSVAGLGTEVVTLTVFAGYALIASGHGHGAAFAVSAVPYVLVAVGLAVVSRRGG